One window of Trifolium pratense cultivar HEN17-A07 linkage group LG5, ARS_RC_1.1, whole genome shotgun sequence genomic DNA carries:
- the LOC123886965 gene encoding uncharacterized protein LOC123886965, protein MGLDDNAWCAYHRCRGHSTEKCFRLRDLIEELIKSGHLRKFIDDAAQGRVVVPKVPRQEPRDPPGPSREPPKGRISVNTIAGGFSGGGESSSARKRYVRRAISEIYLVSQPQPLDVPDLAFTAKDGLEVAPHDDDPLVIQVQILNCDVKRVLIDSGSSADIMYWEAFKAMQLAEEQLQPYSGTLVGFSGEQVDVMGYASLLTTFGEGSNAKTIKVRYLVVKTPFTSYNIIIGRPAFNALGAAMSTLYLAIKYPLENGGVGTVRGDQILAKKCYESSLKIRHRTSGASGKFERRQAAIPGGINMIESADMDPREEFQDRRISLVHFRLAINKRDGSSSP, encoded by the exons ATGGGGCTGGACGATAACGCCTGGTGCGCATATCACAGGTGTAGAGGTCACTCCACGGAGAAATGCTTCCGCTTAAGAGATTTAATCGAAGAACTAATCAAAAGCGGACACCTTCGCAAATTTATTGACGACGCCGCCCAAGGGCGGGTTGTCGTGCCAAAAGTCCCCCGGCAGGAGCCACGAGACCCTCCTGGGCCAAGCAGAGAGCCTCCCAAGGGGAGAATCTCCGTGAATACAATAGCGGGAGGATTCTCAGGTGGGGGCGAATCAAGCTCAGCAAGAAAAAGGTATGTACGCCGAGCCATCTCGGAGATATACCTCGTAAGTCAGCCTCAGCCATTAGACGTGCCAGACTTGGCATTCACGGCAAAGGATGGTTTGGAGGTAGCACCCCATGACGATGATCCTTTagtgatacaagtccaaattttgaactgtgaTGTAAAAAGAGTACTGATAGATTCGGGAAGTTCAGCGGACATcatgtactgggaagctttcaaggccatgcaattagcagAAGAGCAATTGCAACCATACTCCGGAACCCTGGTTGGGTTCTCTGGCGAACAAGTGGACGTAATGGGTTACGCCTCTCTTCTTACCACGTTTGGAGAAGGCAGCAACGCCAAAACTATCAAGGTTCGATATCTGgtagttaaaactccttttacctcctataatattattataggaaggCCCGCCTTTAACGCAttaggggcggccatgtccactttatacctagcaataaaataccccctCGAGAATGGGGGAGTAGGAACAGTACGGGGCGATCAGATTCTCGCCAAGAAGTGCTACGAGTCCAGCTTAAAAATACGACACCGAACTTCCGGCGCAAGCGGGAAATTCGAGAGAAGACAAGCCGCAATTCCAGGCGGCATAAACATGATAGAGAGCGCAGATATGGATCCAAGGGAGGAATTCCAAGATCGAAGG ATATCGTTGGTCCATTTCCGGTTGGctataaacaagcgcgatggatcatcCTCGCCGTAg